A stretch of Scheffersomyces stipitis CBS 6054 chromosome 2, complete sequence DNA encodes these proteins:
- a CDS encoding predicted protein, with product MPLDLHSDTEHSVSITASPPTSTAIYTLEELAELRVSLIGNKDLKFKKVGDVRFIQALVSDVQAQISQILMASSASADSHSHPLNNLDFLEQLEKKAVVVNILCSFISEVNTNKHENITTCLRSLEEVVAPIIQLLNYFVDTFIPSLASTSSSPTSGSADQDKQDTDNRDIISKIETLMNYFLDIFLNLANIHNHNISSDRLWKFIICLLIVGETSEHSVANWNLLTKSLKLVPILLSNARIDYSSSITSIITLLTALLKRLSRECDVIVATHFPQVANSPELLHQLAFEDSNLPNIELNRNIIRTNINPSLLNGLITCTAQIFSFFKANDYDILMASPTGSSVSSVVVLSISVYLSLLLLVKYDDRFLNLSALNLIFFYLNNLRPSNELNDNLIYKNYTKLFPKIIEMLELDNEISKKNLSDSKKKESKIALDLPMYLFSPGRILADLCAQYPLLNDEIKDANIDLNVVKNLEASFKFSHLLKVLRALKKNSNHGKAIVDFTVLLSTPRDDSVLADLLLLLSVYTSSTEDYRHRVINYASENSKSVSLLPQIIFEIIDNYHFLLTQIQLNYRLLYPRKRRCLVPKKDLPWFGRNLGIVRTLLDSSVYTNCFYLVRSLSRSVSSLRTFFVECNSISSFVSEDGCKDVAGGLITNFLQILKCYESSDQISDFFNNLNKNVDVNGSYYLNKRAKMTNKAASLGILANFILDFSALRYSIVNYDNFLQSLSVIFQNASTSVNVGSNNDKLTDEDIYQKNVIQLNTLHVVKNFMFNETNENKKELLDYFPLIFLFQKTVYGLSDYNQEDPIEIRNLKLQQKLVAFGILRNFTAASPSFNAILANSYEQEFISFAQDPNLPAKWADFIVATIKNVNIFTDLPGSIELDDEFLTGLILNDDYVDLVSAINYLEDHKYTSIDRIKKSQFPRDVLLKLWIRFLSLTPSETFLSKLDLNEKINLSTNLNEIKLSIVWIIINLTWKYSTYGFDVREGANYNLFDTVDGYNLRPGSLPTRRIMVEDSDDDDANEIAEQDISMSNLPDELSVRDRALYLHRFGFSDVLSRYIGEITKKGSIAVENKLSNNDKSPAPKRFDIQNSHDLLENLKKANHQIMTLLRGGGRVTNKPSGRVSDAAVSVEVFDEVSRRVRRPSGVVSSGRIQRPDVNRGGEGFGYDSDDYNAGERESHSSDTTSVDDQEMENAENRGDDEGEDE from the exons ATGCCGCTCGACCTACACTCGGATACAGAACATTCTGTGTCCATCACAGCATCGCCCCCAACTTCCACAGCAATCTAcactcttgaagaactaGCTGAGTTACGAGTCAGTCTCATCGGCAACAAGGAtctcaagttcaagaaggtgGGCGATGTGCGGTTTATCCAGGCACTCGTCAGCGATGTCCAAGCCCAAATCTCCCAGATTCTCATGGCCAGTCTGGCACTGGCAGATTCTCATTCGCATCcgttgaacaacttggactttcttgaacaattggaaaagaaggctGTCGTGGTCAACATCTTGTGTTCATTTATTTCTGAGGTCAATACAAACAAGCATGAAAATATCACCACCTGCTTGCGttcattggaagaagtcGTAGCACCCATCATCCAACTCTTGAACTACTTCGTCGATACTTTTATCCCTTCGTTAGCAtctacttcatcttctccaacatCTGGGTCAGCTGACCAAGATAAACAAGACACTGACAATAGAGACATCATCTCTAAGATAGAGACCTTGATGAATTACTTCTTggacatcttcttgaacctCGCCAACATCCACAACCACAACATCTCGTCGGATCGGCTATGGAAATTTATCATCTGCTTACTTATTGTAGGAGAGACATCCGAACACTCTGTGGCCAATTGGAATCTTTTGACCAAGCTGTTGAAATTGGTACCTATTCTCTTGTCGAATGCCCGAATCGactattcttcttcgatcACGTCGATCATTACTCTTTTGACggcattgttgaagagattgtcAAGAGAATGTGATGTCATCGTAGCGACCCATTTTCCGCAGGTAGCCAACTCGCCTGAACTCCTACATCAACTAGCATTCGAAGATTCTAACTTGCCCAATATTGAGCTCAACAGAAACATCATCAGAACTAACATCAATCCCTCGTTGCTCAACGGCTTGATAACTTGCACGGCGCAaatcttcagtttctttAAGGCAAACGATTACGACATTCTCATGGCTTCGCCAACAGGCTCGTCCGT GTCGTCGGTGGTCGTTTTATCTATAAGCGTCTATCTTTCGTTGTTACTACTTGTTAAGTATGATGATAGGTTCTTGAACCTTTCTGCATTGAACTTGATATTTTTCTACCTAAACAACTTAAGGCCGTCTAATGAGTTAAACGATAACTTGATCTACAAGAACTACACTAAGTTGTTCCCCAAAATTATCGAGATGTTAGAATTGGATAATGAAATCTCCAAGAAAAACCTCTCTGACTCTAAGAAAAAAGAGTCAAAAATTGCCTTGGATCTTCCAATGTACCTTTTCTCACCTGGAAGAATCTTAGCTGATCTATGCGCTCAGTATCCCTTGTTAAAcgatgaaatcaaggatGCCAACATAGACCTCAATGTAGTCAAAAATTTGGAGGCTAGCTTCAAGTTCAGccatttgttgaaggtgtTGAGAGCtctaaagaagaattccaaCCACGGAAAGGCGATTGTGGACTTTACAGTCTTATTGAGTACGCCGAGAGATGACAGTGTTCTTGCAGatttattattgttattgaGTGTATACACTAGCTCCACGGAAGATTATCGTCACAGGGTAATTAACTATGCATCTGAAAATAGCAAACTGGTTTCGTTATTGCCTCAGATCATTTTTGAAATCATAGACAACTAccatttcttgttgaccCAGATTCAGTTGAATTATCGTTTGTTGTACCCTCGTAAAAGACGCTGTCTAGTGccaaagaaagacttgCCGTGGTTTGGTAGAAACCTCGGCATAGTCAGAACTTTGCTCGACAGTTCTGTGTATACAAACTGTTTCTATTTGGTCAGATCACTTTCGagatctgtttcttcattgaGAACTTTCTTTGTAGAATGCAACTCGATCTCCAGCTTTGTTAGCGAAGATGGTTGTAAGGACGTTGCTGGTGGATTGATTACAAACTTCTTGCAGATTCTCAAATGCTACGAATCGTCAGACCAGATTtcagacttcttcaataatttGAACAAAAATGTTGATGTCAACGGTTCGTACtatttgaacaagagagCAAAGATGACCAACAAGGCGGCCTCCCTTGGAATTTTGGCTAACTTCATCTTGGACTTCAGTGCTCTTCGTTACAGTATTGTGAATTATGACAATTTCTTGCAGAGCCTTTCAGTCATCTTTCAAAATGCATCGACTTCAGTCAATGTTGGAAGTAATAATGATAAATTgactgatgaagatataTATCAAAAGAATGTGATTCAGTTGAATACATTGCATGTTGTCAAAAATTTCATGTTTAACGAAACCAACGAGAATAAGAAGGAACTTTTGGATTATTTTCCCTTGATTTTCTTATTCCAGAAGACTGTGTATGGTTTATCGGATTATAATCAAGAGGATCCTATTGAAATTCgaaacttgaagttgcaaCAAAAGCTTGTTGCTTTTGGTATTTTGAGAAATTTCACAGCTGCATCCCCAAGTTTCAATGCTATCTTGGCCAATTCCTACGAACAGGAGTTTATTAGCTTCGCACAGGACCCTAATTTACCGGCCAAATGGGCAGACTTCATTGTTGCAACTATTAAGAATGTCAACATATTTACAGATCTTCCAGGTTCCATAGAACTCGATGATGAGTTCTTAACTGGTTTGATTCTTAATGACGATTATGTTGATCTAGTAAGTGCCATAAACTATCTTGAAGACCATAAGTACACAAGCATAGATAGGATCAAGAAGTCACAATTTCCTCGTGATGTCTTATTAAAGCTATGGATTCGCTTTTTAAGCTTGACTCCTCTGGAAACATTCTTGCTGAAGTTGGATTTAAACGAAAAGATAAATCTTTCTACGAATTTAAACGAAATCAAGTTGTCGATTGTGTGGATAATCATCAATTTGACATGGAAATACTCTACATATGGCTTCGATGTACGTGAGGGTGCAAACTACAATTTGTTCGATACTGTGGACGGCTATAATTTGAGACCAGGTAGTCTTcctacaagaagaatcatGGTTGAGGACTCCGACGATGATGATGCAAATGAAATTGCCGAACAAGATATTTCTATGTCTAATCTACCTGATGAATTGTCGGTTCGAGATAGGGCGTTATACTTGCATCGGTTTGGATTTTCGGATGTATTG AGTAGATATATCGGCGAAATAACCAAGAAAGGAAGTATCGCTGTAGAAAATAAACTTTCAAACAATGACAAGCTGCCGGCGCCCAAGCGGTTTGACATTCAAAATAGTCATGATTTGCtagagaacttgaaaaaggCAAATCACCAGATCATGACACTTTTGAGAGGAGGGGGACGTGTTACTAACAAACCCAGCGGGCGTGTCAGTGATGCTGCGGTCTCTGTAGAGGTTTTTGATGAGGTTTCTAGAAGAGTGAGACGTCCCAGCGGTGTTGTTAGCTCCGGAAGAATTCAGCGTCCAGATGTTAACCGAGGCGGAGAAGGCTTTGGCTATGATTCCGATGACTACAATGCTGGAGAGAGAGAATCGCACAGTTCGGATACGACCAGCGTCGACGACCAGGAGATGGAGAATGCAGAAAATAGGGGTGATGATGAAGGGGAAGACGAA
- the HAL5 gene encoding Protein kinase homolog, mutant is salt and pH sensitive (go_funtion protein kinase activity; ATP binding~go_process protein amino acid phosphorylation): MPLFRSKKKDDGGGTASSRASRSNSLRSVSSHTSTTSQSSAATSSSTLKGLFRSDSSKKVDALVNSIDTQLETKLKIDPEQRSTTESKSSAYSLPRLKKKVSTIAEVDGDDYNTLLNEEESDYDTDSNDSANSDSFDESTADSTNEEEEIDSDEEEEEHLHSLKAKGKMNQKQLAIHLSTIMGYCGMELSHGDKLTDIANEESARTYSLLEQNFKIHRLPPGFGNETSVIGKNQIELINHLKEKMKKISKSKSNVQLQYQCLSSGKTLYERYGVVKDVIGKGAYGFVKIIDPNPEKAKVFLDSTHVLYAVKELQKKKTKESDEKFADRVISEFVISSTLNCKHVVKTVDLMVTLPPLNSTAESTWKFSQVMECTPGGDLFTYLTTTVDRKNKPVNFMSLDEIDCFIKQIARGLKYLHLHGVAHCDLKLENVLIAYKSSPSSEMDSRGRMLLKLSDFGKSSVFKTEWDQCEQLVKNQGPTGSMPYIAPEEFSCALKNQYSLSKKDCWALGIIISVLFNIRWHYYTGKKTDMLFNCEDTDESTNTYSCGYFWETTELKSHHFTSKDQKYKDKVFEEYTKTRMVADYDNKTKEWLVTKVGTFPPFDRIFKTRSFHDSDDENSDDELNDDNENEDEDDLCELRRILMYKLLDVDFKTRITVDHFLKSDWMTAVECCV, translated from the coding sequence ATGCCCTTGTTTCgttccaagaagaaggacgaTGGTGGCGGAACGGCAAGTTCACGGGCGTCAAGATCTAACTCGTTGcgatctgtttcttcacATACCTCTACAACATCGCAGTCTTCAGCTGCGACCAGCTCATCTACGCTTAAAGGACTATTCAGATCTGACAGCTCCAAGAAGGTTGATGCTCTCGTTAATTCGATCGATACACAATTAGAaacaaagttgaagatcGATCCCGAGCAAAGATCGACAACAGAGTCTAAGTCCAGTGCTTATTCGCTTCCACgattaaagaagaaagtgagTACTATAGCGGAAGTTGATGGTGACGACTACAATACTTTGCTCAATGAGGAAGAAAGTGACTATGACACTGATTCGAATGACTCTGCGAATTCCGATTCTTTCGATGAAAGTACAGCTGATTCTActaacgaagaagaagaaattgattccgacgaagaagaagaagaacaccTTCATTCTCTTAAGGCCAAAGGAAAAATGAACCAGAAACAGTTGGCAATCCACCTCCTGACAATTATGGGCTACTGCGGTATGGAATTATCACATGGCGATAAGCTTACTGACATTGCAAACGAAGAGCTGGCCAGGACATATTCGCTCTTGGAGcagaacttcaagatccaCAGATTGCCTCCTGGATTTGGCAATGAAACCTCGGTTATTGGCAAGAATCAGATAGAGTTGATCAACcacttgaaggaaaagatgaagaagatcagcAAATCCAAATCGAATGTACAGCTTCAATATCAGTGCCTTTCTAGCGGAAAGACACTTTACGAAAGGTATGGCGTAGTTAAAGATGTCATCGGTAAAGGGGCTTACGGGTTTGTTAAGATCATCGACCCAAACCCTGAGAAAGCGAAGGTCTTTCTAGACTCAACCCATGTTCTATACGCTGTCAAGGAattacagaagaagaagaccaagGAATCAGACGAGAAGTTCGCTGATAGAGTGATATCAGAATTCGtgatatcttcaactttgaacTGTAAGCATGTCGTAAAGACTGTAGATCTTATGGTGACGTTGCCGCCTTTAAACTCAACAGCGGAAAGCACCTGGAAGTTCAGTCAAGTCATGGAATGTACTCCGGGCGGAGACTTATTTACATACTTGACAACTACGGTTGACAGGAAAAACAAGCCAGTGAACTTCATGTCTTTGGATGAAATTGACTGCTTTATCAAACAAATCGCCAGAGGTTTGAAATATTTGCATTTACACGGTGTGGCACACTGTGATCTTAAGTTGGAGAATGTCTTAATTGCTTACAAGTCTTCACCAAGTTCAGAGATGGATTCTCGTGGAAGGATGCTATTGAAATTGTCAGATTTTGGCAAGTCTTCAGTATTCAAAACGGAATGGGACCAATGCGAACAGTTGGTAAAAAATCAAGGTCCGACAGGCTCCATGCCTTACATTGCGCCAGAAGAGTTTTCTTGCGCCTTGAAAAACCAGTATTCACTCAGCAAGAAAGATTGTTGGGCACTTGGTATAATCATATCAgtgttgttcaatatcaGATGGCACTATTATACTGGCAAGAAGACAGATATGCTTTTCAACTGCGAAGACACAGACGAGAGTACAAATACATACAGTTGTGGATATTTCTGGGAGACTACCGAGTTGAAGTCTCATCACTTCACTTCAAAGGACCAGAAATACAAGGACAAggtatttgaagaatatacaaagacaagaatgGTTGCTGACTACGATAACAAGACGAAAGAATGGCTAGTTACCAAAGTTGGCACATTCCCACCATTCGATAGAATCTTCAAGACAAGAAGCTTTCACGATTCGGACGACGAAAACTCAGATGACGAACTTAATGACGATAACGAGAACGAGGACGAGGATGACTTATGTGAACTAAGGAGGATATTGATGTACAAGCTCTTGGATGTGGATTTCAAAACAAGAATCACAGTTGAccatttcttgaaatcagaTTGGATGACAGCAGTAGAATGCTGCGTTTAG
- the RPS34 gene encoding DNA-directed RNA polymerase I subunit A34, whose protein sequence is MVSYKSSEYVQDSDSDSDTDNQFEPPKNFHKVSNSASTPFPIASTVSNKEIWLIKAPKGFPINDLKSLPVSFTSTSINNGPAPVKVKGQSFQINEELLVEDATENRKYSILVNTKKNSSFIPLESQNIARFYNVRETVKIPKIDLEKVVIPRVDVEKVEDLRMRHFPTGY, encoded by the coding sequence ATGGTATCATACAAGTCTAGTGAATATGTCCAGGACTCGGACTCTGACTCCGATACTGACAACCAATTCGAGCCTCCTAAGAATTTCCATAAAGTTTCCAATTCGGCTTCCACGCCTTTCCCAATAGCATCTACTGTTTCAAACAAGGAGATCTGGTTGATTAAGGCACCAAAAGGTTTCCCCATTaatgatttgaagagcttgCCAGTTTCTTTCACATCCACCTCTATAAACAATGGACCAGCCCCGGTCAAAGTCAAGGGACAATCTTTCCAGATCAATGAAGAGTTATTGGTCGAAGATGCTACTGAGAATCGTAAATACTCCATCTTGGTAAataccaagaagaattcttctttcataCCTTTGGAAAGTCAAAACATAGCTCGTTTTTACAACGTTAGAGAAACAGTCAAGATTCCAAAAATAGATCTCGAAAAGGTAGTCATACCAAGGGTAGATGTCGAGAAGGTTGAAGATTTGAGAATGAGACACTTCCCTACCGGATAC
- a CDS encoding predicted protein, which produces MSVTKKLVTKEVISLLSQFTPCDVSDSLNKHGVSDGGFIPNLVNQSPVGTGISSAVGKAYTVLYAPKSDPRPAIKESYIDLVPADSIVVLGLPLEAQTVQAPYVRVNNALYGGLMSTRARYLGANGSVVLGRIRDLDEHNALKYPVWSYGVGTSAPGPLVKVVGINVPLEVKVASLDEDHKVLTINPGDYLIADKNGVVRLPDDEQLPSILEYIPKRVDADTKVAEDIQNGKPAKESQNLWRSKI; this is translated from the coding sequence ATGTCGGTAACCAAGAAGCTCGTAACAAAGGAAGTAATATCGCTCCTTTCTCAGTTTACTCCCTGTGATGTCAGTGACTCTCTCAACAAACATGGCGTTTCTGACGGTGGATTTATTCCCAATTTGGTTAACCAATCACCTGTTGGAACCGGTATATCCTCTGCGGTAGGAAAAGCATACACTGTTCTCTATGCTCCTAAATCGGACCCCCGGCCAGCCATCAAAGAATCTTATATCGATTTAGTGCCCGCAGATAGTATTGTAGTATTAGGATTGCCACTTGAAGCTCAAACTGTGCAAGCACCATATGTTCGAGTCAATAATGCTCTCTATGGAGGACTTATGTCTACCAGAGCTCGCTATCTTGGGGCCAATGGGTCGGTAGTTTTGGGTCGTATCCGAGATCTCGATGAACACAACGCCTTAAAGTATCCCGTATGGTCCTATGGTGTTGGTACTAGTGCACCAGGTCCATTGGTGAAAGTAGTAGGCATCAACGTACCTCTTGAAGTCAAAGTAGCTCTGTTGGATGAAGATCATAAAGTCCTCACTATCAATCCGGGAGACTACTTAATTGCAGATAAGAATGGAGTTGTTCGTCTACCAGATGATGAGCAGTTGCCCAGCATTCTAGAATATATCCCGAAGAGAGTCGATGCTGATACAAAGGTGGCTGAAGATATTCAGAACGGTAAACCCGCTAAGGAATCTCAAAACTTGTGGAGAAGCAAGATATAG
- a CDS encoding camp-dependent protein kinase (go_funtion protein kinase activity; ATP binding~go_process protein amino acid phosphorylation), with amino-acid sequence MTSMENTETSIRSLNDINLEEMAQKQQQQNIYVTPPVLENQKTASQLSLSKKSSKHSNRDTTTRGKYTLNDFQILRTLGTGSFGRVHLTRSIHNGRFYAMKTLKKEIVVNMKQVEHTNDERRMLKLAQHPFIIRMWGSFQDCHNLFMIMDYIEGGELFSLLRKSQRFPTPVAKFYAAEVFLAIEYLHKLDIIYRDLKPENILLDKNGHIKLTDFGFAKEVTDVTYTLCGTPDYIAPEVVATKPYNKSVDWWSFGILIFEMLTGYTPFYDPTPMKTYENILNGTITYPDYLPPDILDLLQKLIVKDLTQRLGNLQGGSDDVKNHPWFKEVIWERLLSRDIETPYEPPITSGVGDTSQFDRYPEDKDLDYGISGVEDPYGSLFNDF; translated from the coding sequence ATGACGTCAATGGAAAACACAGAGACCAGCATTAGATCTCTCAACGATATCAACCTCGAAGAGATGGCGcagaaacaacaacaacaaaacaTATACGTTACGCCACCAGTTCTAGAGAACCAGAAGACAGCGTCACAGCTAAGTTTATCCAAGAAAAGCTCTAAACATTCCAACCGTGACACTACGACACGCGGGAAATACACGTTGAACGACTTTCAGATACTAAGAACATTGGGAACAGGGTCGTTTGGGAGAGTGCATTTGACTAGATCCATCCATAACGGAAGATTCTACGCCATGAAaacgttgaagaaggaaatagTGGTGAATATGAAACAGGTGGAACACACAAACGacgaaagaagaatgttGAAATTAGCCCAGCATCCGTTTATCATCAGAATGTGGGGCAGCTTCCAAGACTGTCACAACTTGTTCATGATCATGGATTACATAGAAGGAGGAGAGTTGTTCTCGTTGTTGAGAAAGTCTCAACGGTTCCCGACTCCCGTAGCCAAATTCTACGCTGCTGAAGTGTTCTTGGCCATCGAATATTTGCACAAGTTGGATATCATCTATCGTGACTTGAAGCCAGAAAACatcttgttggacaagaatGGCCACATCAAGTTGACAGACTTTGGTTTCGCTAAGGAGGTGACAGATGTAACCTACACCTTGTGTGGAACTCCAGATTATATTGCTCCAGAAGTAGTTGCTACTAAGCCATACAATAAGTCAGTGGACTGGTGGTCATTCGGTATTTTAATATTTGAAATGTTGACCGGATACACTCCATTCTACGATCCGACCCCTATGAAGACTTACGAAAACATCCTTAACGGTACCATCACCTACCCTGACTACTTACCTCCAGATATCTTGGATCTTTTACAGAAGTTGATCGTCAAGGATTTGACTCAACGTTTGGGTAACTTACAGGGAGGTTCTGATGATGTGAAAAACCATCCATGGTTCAAAGAAGTGATTTGGGAAAGATTATTATCAAGAGATATAGAAACACCGTACGAGCCTCCAATCACTTCTGGTGTGGGAGACACATCCCAGTTCGATAGATATCCAGAGGATAAAGATCTCGACTATGGAATCAGCGGAGTAGAAGATCCATATGGCCTGCTCTTCAATGACTTTTAA
- a CDS encoding Serine/threonine-protein kinase (go_funtion protein kinase activity; ATP binding~go_process protein amino acid phosphorylation) — protein sequence MTSIYTSDLKHHRRAPPPPPGTGSGMNSATGSTSSLAPSTSSSHKNSIQLNINSNKRQSGWVHIKDDGIFTSFRWNKRFMVINEKTLNFYKNEPTPADSPDLSFPLNHISIINLKPNYGYTKTSQCLEIVPKNNGKVILISIKYNNDYLDWLDAFTTKCPLVQIGQANSSNPISGNSGVSNPINFTHRVHVGFDPASGNFTGLPDTWKTLLQHSKITNEDWKKDPVAVIEVLEFYSDINGGSAASTPMSSPAIGLNYNASAFNQTKNLSEWTKPPSKNNSNSNNHNQLSSSSSTSNFQPSRAAPKPPMPYHLTSQKSSNSISPLSNLMTKTNQSAPSETTEKNSDLVPIRRAPPPPGSSQSTSAIPTSNNSNMPTGLGISTSPGSSTTIPKQVPPSLPPNSKVHPDLTIQTGTNNYINANSKYQGPSSAPASGPGYIKPFGITNKLQQQQQTKSSTEPLQVSDKANKNVESPIKPLQPKKDVAVAAAALAATSAAKKTDTKTKMPMGPAPIKTAKQLKKEREKLNDMQIIAKLKTVVNSKDPTPLFKIIEKAGQGASGAVYLAEMVKENNRKVAIKQMDLNIQPRKELIINEILVMKDSQHKNIVNFLDSYLRGNSDLWVIMEYMEGGSLTEIIENNEFKLSERQIATICFETLKGLQHLHKKHIIHRDIKSDNVLLDAKGNVKITDFGFCAKLTDQRNKRATMVGTPYWMAPEVVKQKEYDEKVDVWSLGIMTIEMIEGEPPYLNEEPLKALYLIATNGTPKLKKPELLSNSIKKFLSICLCVDVRYRATTNELLEHSFIQHKSGKIEELAPLLEWKKNVQKSDAHTSLTLEDE from the exons ATGACGAGCATCTACACGTCTGACCTCAAACATCACAGAAGAGCTCCGCCCCCGCCTCCTGGAACCGGATCAGGCATGAACTCAGCTACGGGGTCGACTTCCTCGTTGGCTCCTTCGACGTCGTCGTCGCACAAGAACTCTATTCAACTCAAcatcaactccaacaaaCGCCAGTCTGGCTGGGTCCACATCAAAGACGACGGTATCTTTACGTCGTTCCGCTGGAATAAACGGTTTATGGTAATTAACGAAAAAACTCTCAACTTTTATAAAAACGAACCAACTCCAGCAGACTCGCCAGACTTGTCGTTCCCTTTGAACCACATCAGCATCATAAACCTCAAGCCCAATTACGGTTACACCAAGACATCGCAATGTTTGGAAATCGTCCCCAAGAACAACGGCAAGGTCATTCTCATATCCATCAAGTACAACAATGACTATTTGGACTGGTTGGATGCCTTCACCACCAAATGCCCCTTGGTGCAAATCGGCCAGGCTAACTCGTCCAATCCTATCTCCGGCAATTCGGGGGTGTCCAATCCCATCAACTTCACACATAGGGTCCATGTCGGTTTCGACCCTGCCAGTGGAAACTTCACAGGCTTGCCAGATACCTGGAAGACGTTGTTGCAACACTCTAAGATCACCAATGAAGACTGGAAGAAGGACCCTGTTGCTGTGATCGAAGTGTTGGAGTTCTACTCCGACATCAACGGTGGTTCGGCagcttcaactccaatgAGCTCGCCTGCTATTGGTTTGAACTATAACGCTAGCGCTTTCAACCAGACGAAGAATCTCCTGGAATGGACTAAACCTCCATCCAAGAATAACAGTAATAGCAATAATCACAACCAATtgtcatcgtcttcttcgacTTCGAACTTTCAACCTTCAAGGGCGGCTCCAAAGCCACCAATGCCGTACCATTTAACCAGCCAGAAGTCTTCGAATAGCATTTCGCCATTGAGCAATTTGATGACAAAGACTAACCAGTCTGCCCCATCTGAAACCACCGAAAAGAACAGTGATTTGGTGCCTATAAGAAGAGCTCCTCCTCCACCTGGT TCGAGTCAGTCTACTTCGGCTATACCCACAAGTAATAACTCTAATATGCCTACTGGTTTAGGTATTTCGACATCTCCTGGTAGTAGTACTACGATTCCAAAGCAGGTTCCTCCATCCTTGCCACCAAACTCTAAGGTTCATCCAGATTTGACCATCCAAACTGGAACCAATAATTATATTAATGCTAATAGTAAGTACCAGGGGCCATCGAGTGCTCCTGCTAGTGGACCTGGTTATATTAAGCCATTTGGTATCACGAATAAGTtacagcagcaacagcagacAAAGTCTTCCACTGAACCTCTTCAGGTAAGTGACAAGGCGAACAAGAATGTCGAGTCGCCCATCAAGCCACTTCAGCCAAAGAAGGACGTTGCAGTTGCTGCAGCAGCTCTTGCAGCAACTTCTGCTGCAAAGAAGACTGATACCAAAACAAAGATGCCTATGGGTCCTGCGCCTATTAAGACTGCTAAGCAActcaagaaagagagagaaaagttgaacgaCATGCAGATCATTGCAAAGTTGAAAACTGTGGTTAATAGCAAGGATCCTACTCCTTTGTTCAAGATTATCGAAAAGGCAGGTCAAGGGGCTTCGGGAGCTGTGTACTTGGCAGAAATGGTTAAAGAAAACAATAGGAAGGTTGCCATCAAGCAAATGGATTTGAATATCCAACCACGTAAAGAGTTGATTATCAACGAAATCTTGGTGATGAAGGATTCTCAACATAAGAATatcgtcaacttcttggactcCTACTTGAGAGGAAATTCAGACTTGTGGGTCATCATGGAATATATGGAGGGTGGTTCCTTGACTGAGATCATTGAGAACAATGAATTCAAGTTAAGTGAAAGACAAATTGCAACTATCTGTTTTGAAACTTTGAAGGGGTTGCAACATTTGCATAAGAAGCATATTATTCACAGGGATATAAAATCAGACAATGTGCTATTGGACGCAAAGGGGAACGTCAAGATTACAGATTTTGGTTTCTGTGCTAAATTGACAGACCAAAGAAACAAGAGGGCTACCATGGTAGGCACACCTTACTGGATGGCACCGGAGGTGGTTAAGCAAAAAGAATATGATGAAAAAGTGGACGTTTGGTCCTTGGGTATTATGACAATAGAAATGATCGAGGGTGAACCCCCATACTTGAACGAGGAACCTCTTAAGGCTCTTTACTTGATTGCCACAAATGGTACTCCAAAGCTAAAAAAGCCAGAATTATTGTCAAATTCAATTAAAAAGTTTTTGTCTATCTGTCTTTGTGTTGATGTTAGATACAGAGCAACTACTAATGAACTACTTGAGCACTCCTTCATTCAACATAAATCGGGGAAGATCGAAGAGTTGGCTCCATTGTTGgaatggaagaaaaatgTGCAGAAGAGCGACGCACACACATCACTCACTCTTGAGGACGAATAG